The following proteins are encoded in a genomic region of Cricetulus griseus strain 17A/GY chromosome 7, alternate assembly CriGri-PICRH-1.0, whole genome shotgun sequence:
- the LOC100770405 gene encoding carbonyl reductase [NADPH] 2, with amino-acid sequence MRRILGEDDTGVSSMKLNFSGLRALVTGAGKGIGRGTVKALHASGAKVVAVTRTNADLVSLTKEVRHTALPWPGPQGYIRSWLGQSLTQATKQCLSQCPGIEPVCVDLGDWEATEKALRNIGPVDLLVNNAGVTLVQPFIESTKEVFDRSFNVNVRSVLQVSQVVAKGMISRGVAGSIVNISSMVAYVTFPGLTTYSSTKGALTMLTKAMAMELGPHKIRVNSVNPTVVLTDMGKKVSANPNFAKKLKQRHPLRKFAEVEDVVNSILFLLSDSSASTTGSSILVDAGYLAS; translated from the exons atgaggagaattctgggagag GACGACACCGGTGTCAGCAGCATGAAGCTGAATTTCAGTGGTCTCAGGGCCCTGGTGACAGGGGCGGGGAAAG GGATTGGGCGTGGCACTGTGAAAGCCCTGCATGCCTCAGGAGCCAAAGTGGTGGCCGTGACACGCACCAATGCAGACCTGGTCAGCCTCACCAAAGAGGTGAGGCACACAGCCCTGCCATGGCCGGGACCTCAGGGGTACATCAGAAGCTGGCTGGGACAAAGCCTCACTCAGGCCACCAAACAATGTCTCTCACAGTGTCCGGGGATAGAGCCTGTGTGCGTGGACCTGGGTGACTGGGAGGCCACCGAGAAGGCACTGCGCAATATTGGCCCCGTGGACCTGCTGGTGAACAATGCAGGGGTGACCCTGGTGCAGCCTTTCATAGAGTCTACCAAGGAGGTGTTTGACAG GTCCTTCAATGTGAATGTGCGCTCTGTGTTGCAAGTGTCCCAG GTGGTAGCCAAGGGCATGATTAGCCGTGGAGTGGCAGGATCCATTGTCAATATCTCCAGCATGGTGGCCTATGTCACCTTCCCTGGCCTGACCACATACA gCTCCACAAAAGGTGCACTAACCATGCTGACCAAAGCCATGGCCATGGAACTGGGGCCACACAAG ATCCGGGTGAACTCTGTAAACCCTACTGTGGTGCTGACTGACATGGGCAAGAAAGTCTCTGCAAACCCAAACTTTGCCAAGAAGCTCAAGCAGCGCCACCCACTGAGGAAGTTTGCAG AGGTGGAGGACGTTGTCAACAGCATCCTTTTCCTGCTCAGCGACAGCAGCGCCTCGACCACTGGCTCCAGCATCCTGGTGGACGCTGGTTACCTGGCCTCCTAG